In Thalassotalea fonticola, a single genomic region encodes these proteins:
- the avs2 gene encoding AVAST type 2 anti-phage system protein Avs2: protein MEPVTISVISTYVAMKMVDQFLADQGYGSLKKLFFPKKEYRSLLFTLIEEVIAEHQKKYSYDESTGQFPFYHSQVLFTYLNQHILFKSERSVDDLQLEFKKNPNILPPNKNELIDFYRSFYTKISNSKELKRLHIEENYKDKIFEIGDSLFKIRLLLESIDNKLTFSLDSNWLDQKSRSAISDLGKRYTPELNFKLDVAQIFEGIGRTEIFSKWVFEHFDIVLIKGNKLRVDESLKLYIEPIKDSLKNLRELFELTDFTSHINIPIEQFQELLNHCCSTVSEVEDYLWNLRSKCEEDKDLDKFDNKFSSSLRELREFRYECSSFINFLNSTAVKLANNPYLLLEGEAGIGKSHLLADIVNTRLENDIGTVFILGQQLVTNEAPWGQIFKLLQLNSTSEDFLRKLNLYGKESEKRVIIFVDAINEGKGNQFWSNFINSFIDEIKQYEWLGLVLSIRSTYKELTLLPEQITRNDFIEYKHLGFQNVEYDAVNLFFDNYKIARPVVPLLNPEFKNPLFLKLFCEGINNRGLKEIPTGLKGISSILEFYINSVNLKLSSESVYGYSSSVNLVKLSIDALIKHKSDYQDKYLPYLKAFQIIEDTVSPYLNKKGFIDDLIKEGVLSKSPFWNEHNEGIDCIYLAFERFDDHLTASFLLETVSDIEYEFSDQGKLYEYVESVHTLNLNQGLIEALAIQVPEKFDRELYELLPQYEKNRSFIEAFIRSLVWRKIETIDHQKIKPYLVNSVFKYQGAYDFFFETIVSLSAADGHPYNANFLHKILKNKTLPDRDKLWTILLRDKYSEESSFRYLIDWAWSDNDKSHISNDSIKLASITLVWFLTSSNRELRDCTTKALVKLLENRIDVLIELIEEFDNVDDPFVIERIYAIAYGCALRTKQVNSLKVLAHTVYETIFNKEEVYPHILLRDYARGIIEYTVYLGNDLNIDINKTIAPYNSSWPNCIPSEADLKSKYDKDSYSHLWSSVMSYGDFARYTIGTNHNRSDWSGCKIGEVPINRKKIYEEFLTTLSSSKRKLFDALDPIITEGSEKKLKASNFKINYGVVVGRKKEEELKANNVVFKSSLENEELKYFETEIEPYLDHNHKLNDTDSHFDLRIAQRFIFERVIDLGWSPEKHLDFDKSVGTGRGRNESNQERIGKKYQWIAYYEFMARLADNFIRYEGYGDERKENPYIGPWDPYVRDIDPTILIQKTGIKKLKQSNCWWASKEVFDWNCSFDEWVSDHKTLDKPEELMEVVDSTGEEWLVLQSYPAWKEPKKIGNEEWAYPRKEVWCHVLSYLVKEDDYDEFIKWVSSQHFMGRWMPEGSDRYQLFDREFCWSQAFRCFQSDYYGGSEWVDVHDKDSREFIAQVSVNSINYHWEEEFDRSKVETLSFLKPSSMIIDKMNLVPGDEVGSLIDESGEKICFAAEAVYATKAHLLIKKGAFIKFLEDNKLKVVWTLLGEKGVIGGGISSAKTYSRVEFSGAFHLESGRVIGKNKIYNNR from the coding sequence ATGGAACCTGTTACGATTTCAGTGATATCAACATATGTAGCCATGAAAATGGTAGACCAATTTTTAGCAGATCAAGGTTATGGAAGTCTTAAAAAATTATTTTTTCCTAAAAAAGAATACCGTTCTCTACTATTTACACTTATAGAAGAAGTGATTGCTGAACATCAAAAGAAATATTCTTATGATGAGTCCACGGGGCAATTTCCGTTCTACCACTCGCAAGTTCTTTTTACATACTTAAATCAACATATACTGTTTAAATCAGAAAGATCGGTAGATGATTTACAATTAGAGTTTAAAAAAAATCCCAATATTTTGCCTCCAAATAAAAATGAATTAATTGATTTTTATCGAAGTTTTTATACAAAAATAAGCAATTCAAAAGAGTTAAAAAGACTACATATTGAAGAAAACTATAAAGATAAGATATTTGAAATTGGTGATTCACTTTTTAAAATCAGATTGTTATTAGAGTCGATTGATAATAAGTTAACATTTTCTTTAGATTCAAATTGGTTGGATCAAAAATCTAGATCTGCAATATCTGATTTAGGAAAAAGGTACACTCCTGAACTTAATTTTAAGCTAGATGTAGCCCAAATTTTTGAAGGGATTGGCAGAACTGAAATATTTTCAAAATGGGTATTTGAACACTTTGATATAGTTCTTATAAAAGGTAATAAGCTTAGAGTTGACGAAAGTCTAAAGCTTTATATTGAACCGATTAAAGATAGCCTTAAAAACCTTCGTGAGCTATTTGAGCTTACCGATTTTACTAGTCACATCAATATTCCTATTGAGCAGTTTCAAGAGCTATTGAATCATTGCTGTTCTACAGTGAGTGAAGTAGAAGATTATCTTTGGAATTTAAGAAGTAAATGTGAAGAAGATAAAGACTTAGACAAATTCGATAACAAATTTTCATCATCGCTTCGTGAACTGAGAGAGTTTCGGTATGAATGCTCTTCTTTCATAAATTTTCTAAATTCTACTGCGGTTAAATTAGCCAACAACCCATACTTATTACTTGAAGGTGAAGCGGGCATAGGAAAGTCACACCTATTAGCTGACATAGTAAATACTAGATTAGAAAATGATATTGGAACGGTGTTTATACTAGGACAGCAACTTGTAACTAATGAAGCTCCGTGGGGACAAATATTTAAACTTTTACAATTAAACAGTACTTCAGAAGACTTTCTGAGAAAACTTAACTTATATGGAAAAGAAAGTGAAAAAAGAGTCATTATATTTGTAGATGCTATAAATGAAGGTAAAGGTAACCAATTTTGGTCTAATTTCATCAATAGTTTTATTGATGAAATTAAACAATATGAGTGGCTAGGGTTAGTTTTATCTATTCGATCAACATATAAAGAGTTAACACTCTTACCTGAGCAAATAACCCGCAATGATTTTATAGAGTATAAACACCTAGGGTTTCAGAATGTTGAGTATGATGCTGTTAATTTATTTTTTGACAATTATAAAATTGCAAGACCCGTAGTGCCTTTATTAAACCCCGAATTTAAAAACCCGCTTTTCTTAAAGCTTTTTTGTGAAGGGATAAATAATAGAGGGTTAAAAGAAATTCCTACAGGGCTCAAGGGAATATCTTCCATTCTAGAGTTCTATATCAATAGCGTAAATCTAAAACTTTCTTCTGAAAGTGTTTATGGCTATAGCAGTAGTGTGAATTTGGTAAAACTCTCAATCGATGCACTCATAAAGCATAAGTCAGACTATCAAGATAAGTATTTACCTTACTTGAAAGCTTTTCAAATAATTGAGGATACTGTTAGTCCTTACCTTAATAAGAAAGGTTTTATTGATGACCTGATAAAAGAGGGGGTTTTATCTAAAAGCCCGTTTTGGAATGAGCATAATGAAGGTATAGATTGTATTTATCTAGCATTTGAACGCTTTGATGATCATTTAACTGCAAGCTTTCTTTTGGAAACTGTTTCGGACATAGAATATGAATTCTCCGATCAAGGAAAACTGTACGAATATGTTGAAAGTGTTCATACACTCAATTTAAACCAAGGCCTTATAGAGGCTTTAGCTATACAAGTACCCGAAAAATTTGATCGAGAGTTATATGAATTGCTACCTCAGTATGAAAAAAATCGTTCATTTATTGAAGCATTCATCAGAAGTCTAGTTTGGCGTAAAATTGAAACGATAGATCATCAAAAAATAAAGCCATACCTTGTAAATAGTGTATTTAAATACCAAGGTGCTTATGACTTTTTTTTCGAAACTATAGTTTCATTAAGTGCGGCTGACGGACACCCTTATAACGCTAATTTTTTACATAAGATTCTAAAAAATAAAACATTACCAGATAGAGATAAACTATGGACTATTTTATTAAGAGATAAATACAGTGAAGAATCATCATTTCGCTACTTAATTGATTGGGCGTGGAGTGACAATGATAAGTCTCACATATCAAATGACTCAATAAAACTTGCTTCAATAACTTTGGTTTGGTTTTTAACTTCATCGAATAGGGAATTAAGGGACTGCACTACGAAGGCATTAGTTAAATTACTTGAAAATAGAATTGATGTTTTAATTGAGCTAATAGAAGAGTTTGATAATGTTGATGATCCTTTCGTTATAGAGAGGATATACGCTATAGCATATGGGTGCGCTTTGAGGACTAAACAAGTTAATAGCTTGAAGGTTTTAGCTCATACTGTATATGAAACTATTTTCAACAAAGAAGAAGTATATCCCCATATATTACTTCGTGACTATGCTAGAGGTATTATTGAATATACCGTATATCTTGGTAATGATTTAAATATTGACATCAATAAAACTATAGCACCATACAATAGCTCATGGCCTAATTGTATACCTTCAGAAGCTGATCTAAAAAGTAAATATGATAAAGATAGTTATTCACATCTTTGGAGTTCAGTGATGAGTTATGGTGATTTTGCTAGGTATACAATTGGAACCAATCATAACCGTTCCGACTGGTCTGGTTGCAAAATAGGCGAAGTTCCAATAAACCGTAAGAAAATATATGAAGAATTTCTCACTACACTTTCATCAAGTAAAAGAAAATTATTTGATGCTTTAGACCCTATAATTACTGAAGGTAGTGAAAAAAAGCTTAAAGCTAGTAATTTTAAAATAAATTATGGTGTAGTGGTTGGCCGAAAAAAAGAAGAGGAACTAAAGGCTAATAATGTTGTTTTTAAATCTTCACTTGAAAATGAAGAGCTTAAATACTTTGAAACTGAAATTGAACCTTACTTGGATCACAATCATAAATTGAATGATACTGATAGTCATTTTGACTTGAGAATTGCCCAACGCTTTATTTTTGAACGTGTAATAGATTTAGGCTGGAGCCCAGAAAAACATCTAGATTTTGATAAGTCTGTAGGAACAGGTAGAGGTCGTAATGAATCGAATCAAGAGCGTATAGGTAAAAAGTATCAATGGATAGCCTATTACGAATTTATGGCTAGACTAGCAGATAATTTCATTCGCTATGAAGGTTACGGGGATGAACGAAAAGAAAACCCTTACATAGGCCCATGGGATCCATATGTCAGGGATATAGATCCAACAATCCTGATTCAAAAAACAGGAATTAAAAAATTAAAGCAAAGTAATTGTTGGTGGGCTAGCAAAGAAGTCTTCGATTGGAATTGTTCTTTTGATGAATGGGTAAGTGATCATAAAACCTTAGACAAGCCAGAAGAACTAATGGAAGTTGTTGATTCTACTGGTGAGGAATGGCTTGTGTTACAAAGTTATCCTGCTTGGAAAGAACCTAAGAAAATTGGAAACGAAGAATGGGCTTACCCGAGAAAGGAAGTATGGTGTCATGTTCTAAGTTATTTGGTAAAAGAAGATGATTATGACGAATTTATAAAGTGGGTAAGTAGTCAACACTTCATGGGGCGATGGATGCCAGAAGGAAGTGATCGGTACCAATTATTTGATCGTGAATTTTGTTGGTCTCAAGCTTTTAGGTGTTTTCAGTCAGATTACTATGGGGGTAGTGAATGGGTAGACGTTCATGATAAAGACTCTCGGGAATTTATTGCACAAGTAAGCGTGAACTCTATAAATTATCACTGGGAAGAAGAGTTCGATCGTTCAAAGGTAGAAACTTTGAGCTTCTTAAAACCAAGTTCAATGATTATAGACAAGATGAACTTAGTTCCAGGAGATGAAGTAGGGAGCCTGATTGATGAAAGTGGGGAAAAGATTTGCTTTGCAGCTGAAGCTGTTTATGCCACGAAGGCTCACCTTCTTATTAAAAAGGGGGCTTTTATAAAATTCCTAGAAGATAACAAGCTAAAAGTAGTTTGGACCTTACTTGGCGAAAAGGGGGTTATAGGTGGGGGGATAAGCTCTGCTAAGACTTACAGTAGAGTTGAGTTTAGTGGAGCATTTCACTTAGAAAGCGGAAGGGTAATAGGTAAGAATAAAATATATAATAATAGATGA
- a CDS encoding primase-helicase family protein has protein sequence MDNFINDEYSPSFEHEAVTPLSETNQSEPLWDNYPLTHQGALMRNTPVTENNQNQSNYNFINDKPLSANDLQRLEALNMEYTHVTVGSKHKIVSKKHCPVDGKSIAFESLLEFKSYFLHEPKVVGFNLGEAWLSWPGKNFKPGGVSFYPNPSKCPDTVFNFFEGFALKPKEGDVKPFITHIKKVICNGDEKASNYVIGFLAHMVQEPDDKPSVAVIMKSVEGTGKGTLFEPIKRILGNLAVQVNGAYQLTGRFNSVSANKLLVFADEVNLTDPRTADKLKGLISEPRLSLERKGLDVIQVPNYCRFFFASNHDNVISAGSRERRYIVLEPSAEYAQNIPYFKKLWQWIDNDGAEYLLHYLMNYDISDFNPRKAPMTQALLDEKLASLSPYQEFLINELLSDKPFDGQRRISTQDMIRNCRHWLDSNHHQLSEPRVRSGLGKLLSRLGIKPIGKSGRNAYYELPEKIDFQRKFANALGHKLEEIFD, from the coding sequence ATGGATAACTTTATTAATGATGAGTATTCGCCTTCATTCGAACATGAAGCGGTAACGCCTTTAAGCGAAACAAACCAGAGTGAACCGTTATGGGATAATTACCCGTTAACGCATCAAGGCGCGTTGATGCGCAATACACCCGTAACGGAAAATAACCAAAACCAAAGCAATTATAACTTTATTAACGATAAGCCCTTATCGGCTAATGACCTTCAACGGCTAGAAGCATTAAACATGGAATACACACACGTTACTGTGGGTAGTAAACATAAAATTGTTTCTAAGAAACATTGCCCCGTTGATGGTAAATCTATTGCATTTGAAAGCCTTCTTGAGTTTAAAAGCTACTTTTTGCATGAGCCAAAAGTTGTCGGTTTTAATTTAGGTGAGGCTTGGTTAAGTTGGCCAGGTAAAAACTTTAAACCAGGAGGTGTTAGTTTTTACCCAAACCCAAGTAAATGCCCTGACACTGTTTTTAACTTTTTTGAGGGCTTTGCCTTAAAGCCCAAAGAAGGCGATGTTAAACCGTTTATTACTCACATTAAAAAGGTAATTTGTAACGGTGATGAAAAAGCATCTAATTACGTTATTGGATTTTTGGCACATATGGTCCAAGAGCCTGATGATAAGCCAAGTGTAGCGGTGATAATGAAGTCGGTTGAAGGAACAGGTAAAGGTACTTTGTTTGAACCAATAAAGCGAATATTGGGTAATTTAGCTGTACAGGTTAATGGTGCCTATCAATTAACAGGTAGGTTTAACTCAGTAAGTGCAAATAAGCTGTTAGTTTTTGCTGATGAAGTCAATCTTACTGATCCCAGAACAGCTGATAAGCTTAAAGGGCTAATTAGTGAGCCAAGGTTAAGTCTTGAAAGAAAAGGTTTAGATGTTATTCAGGTGCCTAACTATTGCCGTTTTTTCTTTGCCAGTAATCATGACAATGTCATAAGCGCTGGTAGTAGGGAACGTCGGTATATTGTTTTAGAACCATCAGCAGAATACGCTCAAAACATACCTTATTTTAAAAAACTTTGGCAATGGATTGATAATGACGGAGCTGAATACTTACTTCATTATCTAATGAACTATGATATTAGTGATTTTAACCCTAGAAAGGCACCAATGACCCAAGCATTGCTAGATGAAAAGTTAGCAAGCCTATCACCTTACCAAGAGTTTTTAATTAATGAACTATTAAGTGATAAACCCTTTGATGGTCAGCGGCGGATAAGTACACAAGATATGATAAGGAATTGCAGGCACTGGCTTGATAGCAATCACCATCAATTGTCAGAACCTAGAGTTAGAAGTGGTCTTGGCAAATTGTTAAGTCGGTTGGGAATTAAACCGATTGGTAAAAGTGGCAGGAATGCTTATTACGAATTACCAGAAAAAATCGATTTTCAACGAAAGTTTGCCAATGCTTTAGGCCATAAACTAGAGGAAATATTTGATTAG
- a CDS encoding helix-turn-helix transcriptional regulator, producing the protein MTVVKRAMTEQETAEYINMSRSFLRQSRMEGNRENRTPAPPFIKIGRAVRYLKEDLDIWLNSFIKQSHLLEGVNHG; encoded by the coding sequence ATGACCGTTGTGAAACGTGCAATGACAGAACAAGAAACAGCAGAATATATTAACATGAGTCGGTCTTTCTTACGCCAATCGCGTATGGAAGGAAATAGAGAAAATAGAACACCTGCACCACCATTTATTAAAATAGGGCGCGCTGTACGTTATCTTAAAGAAGATTTAGACATTTGGTTAAACAGCTTTATAAAACAAAGTCATTTGTTAGAAGGAGTTAACCATGGATAA
- a CDS encoding restriction endonuclease yields MAKRNGSILDLLFTLPWWVNGPLSLIVYELLKDGLPRSYFESPISASLANALSTFAAPIASLIAFIALIDLIKSLHKKSLIPRMSGKGAFGFLNAFESQTDPLKSITWREFEMLVGEVYKSLGYKVFETKGGADGGIDLILKRNGEKAIVQCKQWRTQKIGVKTVRELYGVMVAENADRAIVMCSGTYTGEAYVFAKGKPLELIGGTQLKGMIDSVSTNRPIDTQPKLNEKSCVSCGNKMLVRTAKKGPNAGNKFWGCSAFPRCRKTQEY; encoded by the coding sequence ATGGCCAAAAGGAACGGCTCAATATTAGATTTACTATTCACTTTACCTTGGTGGGTAAACGGTCCATTAAGCCTTATTGTTTATGAGCTTCTAAAGGATGGACTACCCAGAAGTTATTTTGAATCACCAATTAGTGCAAGTTTGGCAAATGCACTATCAACTTTTGCTGCTCCAATTGCGAGCTTAATTGCTTTTATAGCACTTATAGATTTAATTAAATCACTTCATAAGAAATCATTAATACCGAGAATGTCGGGCAAGGGTGCATTTGGCTTTTTAAATGCTTTTGAGTCACAAACTGATCCATTAAAAAGTATCACATGGCGAGAGTTTGAAATGCTTGTTGGTGAAGTTTATAAAAGTCTTGGTTATAAGGTATTTGAAACTAAAGGTGGTGCTGATGGTGGCATTGACCTTATATTAAAACGCAATGGTGAAAAAGCTATAGTTCAATGTAAGCAGTGGCGAACACAAAAAATAGGCGTTAAAACAGTTCGTGAATTATACGGTGTAATGGTTGCTGAAAATGCGGATAGAGCAATAGTTATGTGTTCAGGTACTTATACTGGTGAAGCTTATGTTTTTGCCAAAGGAAAACCACTTGAATTGATAGGTGGAACCCAGCTAAAAGGCATGATTGATTCAGTATCAACTAATAGGCCTATTGATACTCAGCCAAAGCTAAATGAAAAAAGCTGCGTTAGTTGTGGTAATAAAATGTTGGTTAGAACCGCTAAGAAAGGTCCTAATGCGGGGAATAAGTTTTGGGGATGTAGTGCATTCCCAAGATGTAGAAAAACTCAAGAGTACTAA